TTGCTTGATCAAGCTGTAGTTCTTCTCCAGGGTCCATAACATGAGAAGATTCTTCAACGGATGTATCTCCAGAGTACCCTATATTTCTAAAGAGAAACAACGGTCATCAATTTGATTGTAAGATTATTTCCTAGAGCTGTTTCACGCAAGGTTGGCAATTACCAAAATCCAGTAACTTCAAGCATGAAATAATAAGATTGTAAAAGGGGAATAGCATAAAGGTGCTGAATAAATATGTTCGTGCTGAATAAATATGTTCTAATACTCACTCCTTGGGTAGAATGTTTGGTGCCTCAGGGAATGGCATGTGCTGGATTTTATTTGCTGGATGCCACTGAGAGGTTTGCCCATCTTGTTCATTGCTCATAGGAAGAGGCAAATGCATCGTGTTCTGGAGCTGTTATACGACGTTGAAGAGCAAAATCTTTCAGCTATTTACACATGGTATATTGTTTTTCCTGGACAACAAAAGCAAGAGAGTACTTGTTccccaaaaaaaagaaaaaaaaacaagagagTAAAACAGAAATAGAAGAATTGATTAAAATTAGGTGCAGCTAAGGGATTTGACACCTGGCTAGTGCAATCTAAAGGAAACAATAGGGGTCTTCCTACAATTTCCTGCTCAGATGAACAGATAAGTCAACAATATAGTTTAACCTTGATCACCATGACCTAATCATTCTTATAAAGGAGGGTGAACAGTTAGAGGAACCGACAAAGGATACATAAAAAATCGAAGTAGTTCAGAGCAGCCTTAAGTCTcccaaaatccatattgatgtaAAAGTATATAGTCCATCAATATTATGAGTTCTCCAAAAATTGTTTCTGCACTAGGATCACTAAGTATCACCAAAACCAAATAGTAGCATTAATCCAGTTTTTGGAAAGATTTCATATATTACCTTCTGAACATGAACTGCATTAAGTGACTCCCTTAGTGCAGACTCCATGAGCTCGAGATCTTCTACCTTATTTATCTTATCAGGATTACTCCACCAGCTACAACGATGCAGAGGAGTAAGGTCAGTACAAGATGAATAATGACATGAGTCATTTAGCCAATTCTAGTTACAACTGCATTAGCTCAATCATGGAAGCAGCATATGATTAAAGCAACTGGTGGGCCCATAATAATTGCACAAAGTATTGTTAATTGGGCCTATAATCAAGCAGGATGCTATTAATTGCACATGGATGTCCAACTGAGAGAATTAATCAGATTTTCCTCAAAAGAGCtttcaaatacattcaaaaaacaAATGTTATCTGCCCAGAGAACTTAataagattatatatatatatatatatacaacttatTTTGTTGATAGTTCCACATGGTCACAACTTTTAAAGTGATCTGAATCACAACTAGGGACATGTTGTAGTTGCAAAAAATTGGCTTTCTATCACTGGAAAAGCTAATTCCAGTTCAGCTCTGAACTAGAAACTTCGGAAGAACATATATACAGGGAATGAGGGAAGGTTCTAAAGTTTGAAAATGTTTGCTACTGTCTGACTTCAAAAAATATATCATCAGCAGTTGATAAAGAGGTCAGTTTATGGAACCATTTGAACACTAGAAATAGAAAAGGAATGCAAAATTATACCTCAGTCTACTTTCTATATTAGTAAACCGAGATTGCAAGACTTTCACTTGGTTCTGCAATTCCTGTCAGCACCAATTATATAAAAGAAAATTATCCACAAGATTTAAGTTTTACAACCGTAGCCAAAATGGTGTTGAGAGAGTAAAAGAAAGCATACCTCAACTGATGGAGCACTGCAACAAAAGAGAAAAGGGAGAAAAGACAAGGTAGACGGTTAACATAATGCTTTATAAATGTGAAGAAAGAACCATTGTTTTCAATAGGTACATATTTGAAGGAAAAGATCCTCAAATTGATTAATAAAAGTATATACCTAGCATCGAGAAAATCTTGCACACCTATATCATGGTCAAGCTTCTTAAAAGTCTTCCTCAATGTCTGTAGTGTAACCATTAGCATTGTTATTACTTTCAACTggattaagaaaataaaaacaaaccATAGAAAGAGGAAAAAACAGATTGATGATGAATCTCAGACTTACTTCAAGGCTCTCCAACTTCCTGTTTTAAGTTCAAGATTATCAGAAACTGGTCATTTAGACTCTTATGTACTATTTGATGAGACTAATCCAAATAGGCAAGATTATTTTTGTACCTTTTTGCCCTTGCTTGAGGAGTCAATCGAGCAAATTTTGCAATTATTTCATCAAAATTGCtgaagacaacaacaacaacaacaacaacatacccagttaatcccacaacgtggggtctggagagggtagagtgtacgcagaccttacccccaccttaggtagggaggctgtttccggaagaccctcggctcaagagaaagcataagaaaggtcagatacgggcaaacacATCAAAGcagttatgaaaatgaaaacagtgaaagtaaataagccatataaaccaacagatactcgcagaaatcacgagacaagaaactatagagcaacatAGCTACTCGTAAGAAAGAATAAACGCAACTacttactagccttctaccctaatatgagtcctccataccctcctatctaaggtcatgtcctcggtaagcaggaaatgcgccatgtcctgtctaatcacttctccccaatacttcttcggcctacctctacctcttctgaaaccgtcactggccaacctctcgcacctccgcactggggcatttgcatctctccgcatcacatgcccaaaccatctcaacctcgcttcccgcatcttgtcttccactgaggctacccCAACCTTAtttcggatgacttcattcctaatcctatcgctcctagtgtgcccacacatccatcgcagcattctcatttccgccactttcatcaaATTGCTGAAGACATGCAACAGAAATTAGGGATTGAATAATCCTATAGCAGTATAGTTCACCATATATGATGAAGAACCTGTATAGCTTTTTTTTGTAAACTGGAAGGACCTGCATATTTATTGTCAGACCAATAAGAAGACAAGGACCAAATCACCACTCAAGACTAACTGTGATCAAATCCTAGCAGTAGAAAATAGCAGGTAAAG
The nucleotide sequence above comes from Lycium barbarum isolate Lr01 chromosome 3, ASM1917538v2, whole genome shotgun sequence. Encoded proteins:
- the LOC132631458 gene encoding LOW QUALITY PROTEIN: agamous-like MADS-box protein AGL65 (The sequence of the model RefSeq protein was modified relative to this genomic sequence to represent the inferred CDS: inserted 2 bases in 1 codon; deleted 1 base in 1 codon) — translated: MGRVRLSMKRLESGSNRQVTYCKRRTYILGGKVCVHSTLSRPHVVGLTGYVVVVVVVVFSNFDEIIAKFARLTPQARAKRKLESLEVSLRFIINLFFPLSMVCFYFLIQLKVITMLMVTLQTLRKTFKKLDHDIGVQDFLDASAPSVEELQNQVKVLQSRFTNIESRLSWWSNPDKINKVEDLELMESALRESLNAVHVQKLQNTMHLPLPMSNEQDGQTSQWHPANKIQHMPFPEAPNILPKENIGYSGDTSVEESSHVMDPGEELQLDQARQATTAILDDSVLDDLNSIACLRHQLSEQYSCNPYDNLNLLGSKLWDPXSEVNFKGYLVDYEIQRNFDLPRSVDSVNNSAADTVAVRGFDEKSYAQVFLPLSISS